The following are from one region of the Sorghum bicolor cultivar BTx623 chromosome 2, Sorghum_bicolor_NCBIv3, whole genome shotgun sequence genome:
- the LOC110432206 gene encoding UPF0235 protein At5g63440 isoform X2, with product MPKRKTDRAHVLDKAKHLSRLNVKESGKVMLKRGEGKLEKQFRMSCVGCDLFVCYRSEEDLEVAPFIYVVDGALSSVAAETNPHDAPVPPCITQLEGGLVQVAIEVEDRAQRSAITRVNADDVRVTVAAPAARGEANSELLEFMGKVLGLRLTQMTLQRGWNNKSKLLIVEDLSARQVYEKLLEAVQP from the exons ATGCCCAAGCGAAAGACTGACAGAGCACATGTTTTAGACAAGGCTAAGCATCTTTCAAGGCTAAATGTGAAGGAGTCAGGAAAAGTAATGTTGAAACG TGGTGAAGGAAAGCTTGAAAAGCAGTTCCGCATGAGCTGTGTGGGATGTGACCTTTTTGTTTGTTACCGATCAGAAGAGGATCTGGAGGTTGCTCCTTTCATATACGTTGTTGATGGAGCACTGAGTTCAGTTGCAGCTGAGACAAATCCACAT GATGCTCCTGTACCTCCTTGCATCACACAACTGGAAGGTGGACTTGTCCAAGTAGCCATTGAAGTGGAAGACCGGGCACAACGTTCAGCAATAACAA GAGTGAACGCAGATGATGTTCGAGTAACAGTAGCTGCCCCTGCTGCTCGAGGGGAGGCTAACAGTGAGTTGCTAGAATTTATGGGCAAG GTTCTTGGCCTAAGATTGACTCAGATGACCCTTCAAAGAGGATGGAATAACAAATCGAAGCTTCTGATT GTTGAGGATTTGTCTGCACGGCAAGTGTATGAGAAGCTCCTAGAAGCTGTACAACCTTAG
- the LOC110432206 gene encoding UPF0235 protein At5g63440 isoform X1, protein MPKRTTHTYSSEDALPEGPESDLFVYYCKHCASHVLITDTQLQKMPKRKTDRAHVLDKAKHLSRLNVKESGKVMLKRGEGKLEKQFRMSCVGCDLFVCYRSEEDLEVAPFIYVVDGALSSVAAETNPHDAPVPPCITQLEGGLVQVAIEVEDRAQRSAITRVNADDVRVTVAAPAARGEANSELLEFMGKVLGLRLTQMTLQRGWNNKSKLLIVEDLSARQVYEKLLEAVQP, encoded by the exons ATGCCGAAGCGGACGACGCACACGTACTCGAGCGAGGACGCACTGCCGGAGGGCCCCGAGTCCGACCTCTTCGTCTACTACTGCAAGCACTGCGCCTCGCACGTTCTCATCACCG ATACCCAATTGCAGAAAATGCCCAAGCGAAAGACTGACAGAGCACATGTTTTAGACAAGGCTAAGCATCTTTCAAGGCTAAATGTGAAGGAGTCAGGAAAAGTAATGTTGAAACG TGGTGAAGGAAAGCTTGAAAAGCAGTTCCGCATGAGCTGTGTGGGATGTGACCTTTTTGTTTGTTACCGATCAGAAGAGGATCTGGAGGTTGCTCCTTTCATATACGTTGTTGATGGAGCACTGAGTTCAGTTGCAGCTGAGACAAATCCACAT GATGCTCCTGTACCTCCTTGCATCACACAACTGGAAGGTGGACTTGTCCAAGTAGCCATTGAAGTGGAAGACCGGGCACAACGTTCAGCAATAACAA GAGTGAACGCAGATGATGTTCGAGTAACAGTAGCTGCCCCTGCTGCTCGAGGGGAGGCTAACAGTGAGTTGCTAGAATTTATGGGCAAG GTTCTTGGCCTAAGATTGACTCAGATGACCCTTCAAAGAGGATGGAATAACAAATCGAAGCTTCTGATT GTTGAGGATTTGTCTGCACGGCAAGTGTATGAGAAGCTCCTAGAAGCTGTACAACCTTAG